GTCGGCCGCCACCTTCATCGATCGCTCGGCGATCTCACGAGCCGAGAGTTCAGTGGCGGAAGAGAGTGCGCGCGCAGCAGCCAGCGCGTAGTTGCCTCCGGAACCGATGGCTACGATGCCGTCGTCTGACTCGATCACGTCGCCCGTTCCCGACAGAAGCAGGGTCTCGGCTTCGTCCGCGACGATCATGAGCGCTTCGAGCCGACGCAGCATACGGTCGGTGCGCCAGTCTTTGGCCAGTTCGACAGCGGAACGGCGCAGAACGCCGCCGTAGGATTCGAGCTTGGCCTCGAAACGCTCGACGAGCGCGATCGCGTCGGCCGTCGAACCCGCGAAACCGGCCAATACCGAGCCGCCTCGCAACTTCTGGATCTTGCGGGCGCCCGTCTTGACGACACTCTCTCCCATCGTCACTTGACCGTCGCCGGCCAGCACCACTCGCCGATCGCGTCGGACGGCCAGTACGGTCGTACTTCGAATCTGGGGCTTCAAGATCGATTCACTCCTCGCTGGGGGATTTGGACGGGCTCGAGCGGATCCGAGCCCGTGGGTGGGACTGACGGTACACGGCCGCGAGCCGCTCTGCAGAGACCTGGGTATAGCGTTGAGTTGTCGCCAGGCGCTCGTGGCCCAGCAATTCCTGGATCGCCCTCAGGTCGACCTGCGCATCGAGCAAGTGGGTGGCGTAGCTGTGACGCAGGGTGTGCGGGCTGGCTGAGCGCAGGATACCGGCTTCGAGTAGACGTCGGCGCAGGAGGTGCCGCACCCCCCGGTCCGTCAGGCGTTTGCCCCGCGCATTCTCGAAGAGGGGTTGACCGAGCAATCCCGCCTCCTTCCGGCCCTCGAGATAGGAGGAGATCGCGTCAAACGCGCTCGCGGGAACAGGCACGACGCGTTCCTTATTGCCTTTACCTCGCACGCTCAGTTCACGCCGATAGCGATCCAGATCGCGCACATCCAGGCTCACGAGTTCGCCCACGCGCAGACCGGTTCCGTACAGGAGTTCGAACATCGCCAGATCGCGGGCCTCCAGCCGGGGAGTGCGATGAGTCTCGGGAGCCTCGATGAGCTGTTCGCACTCTTCGGCGCTGAGCGGTGAGGGCAGGCGACGCTCGGACCTCGGACCCGGCAGGCCCTCGCTGGGATCGACCGGGATGGCCTTCACTCGAACCCGATAGCGAAAGAACGCGCGCAGTGACGCAAGCCGCCGATTGCGGGTCGACGGCTTGTGTTGTTTGTGAAATCCGGCCAGATAGGCCCGCAGCGCCAGCGCATCGGTTTGATCGAGTCCGCCACAGCGCTTGCACTCTTCACTGTCCGCGAAGCGCCTGACCTCGCTCCCGTACGCGCGCAGCGTGTGATCCGAATAACCGCGTTCGCTCGTCAGGTAGCGGGCGAAGCCCTCCAGTGCTCTTTCGTCCGCAGTCGTCACACGGCCTCCGGGCGCACCCGTTCCGACCAGGTTTGAAGGTCTTCGAGCGCGCGCGCAACGAGCTTCGCATTGCGATCCTTGCGCGAGAGCCTGCCCAATTCTTCAAGTGGGGGAAACAAGCCGAAGTTGATATTCATCGGCTGGAAGCTCTTCGACCGACTTTCCCGCAAGTGGCGACTCAGCGCACCGATCCCGCTGGTGATCGGCGCCAGCGGCGACTCCTTGCCCCGCGCGCGAAATGCCAGATAAACCCCCGCGAGCAAACCTAGAGCAGCCGACTCGACATAGCCTTCCACTCCGGCGATCTGCCCGGCGAAATGGAGTCCGTCTCGCTTGCGCATCTGGAGACGCTCGTCGAGCAGTTCAGGAGCGCAGAGGTAGGTGTTGCGATGCGCCGACCCGTAGCGGGCGAACACGGCTTTCTCCATGCCCGGCAGCATGCGGAACACTCGTTGTTGCTCGGAGATCGTCAGCTTCGTCTGGAAGCCCACCAGATTGTACAGAGAGCCTTTCTCGTCTTCCCTGCGCAACTGGATCACGGCGTGTGGTCGTCGCCCGGTGCGCGGATCGATCAGGCCCACGGGTTTCATCGGACCGTAGGCCAGCGTGTCGCGTCCGCGTTCCGCCATGACCTCGATCGGCAGACACGCCTCGAAATAGATCGCCTTCTCGAAGTCCCGCAGCGGGTTCTTCTCGGCCTGCAATACCTCGTCGATCAAGCGATGGTACTCATCGCGATTCAGGGGAATGTTCAGATAGTCCCCTTCTCCGTCTTCGTAGCGCGACGCGCTAAACAGGACCTTCATGTCGAGGCTGTCCTCGTAGACCGTGGGCGAGATCGAATCGTAGAAATACAGGGAGTCACCGGCGAGCTTGCCGATCTCCTGGGCCAGAGCGTCCGAGGTGAGCGGACCCGTAGCAACGAGCGCGAGACCCTCTGGGAGTTGGGTGACCTCCGAGCGCACGATTTCGATGCGGGGCTCGGCTTCGATCTTGTCCGTGATCAAGCTCGAGAACCGCTCGCGATCGACCGCCAGTGCGCGTCCGGCGGGAACCCGAGTCGCATCCGCTGCAGCGAGTACGAGCGAATCGAGGCGGCGGAGTTCCTCGTGTAGCAGACCCACAGCGTTTCCGATCTGATCGGAGCGCAGACTGTTCGAGCAGACCAACTCGGCCAGGTGCTCGCTGGAGTGCGCGGGCGAAGACCGCTGGGGGCGCATTTCGTGCAGGCGCACGTCGACCCCGCGACGCGCCATCTGCCAGGCCGCCTCGCATCCCGCCAGCCCTCCTCCGATGACCTGAATACGTTCTTCCATGGAAGCCGCGGAGGATAGCGCGGGCTCGCGTCGCAGGCGGCGCTCAGACCCTGCAAAGCGAGATCCGCCTGCCCTGCCTGCGAATCACGCCCGCGAGTTCGAGTTCCAGGAGCTCTCCGGCCAGCGCGGGCGCCGTCAGGCCCGACGCCCGCCCCAGGTCGTCCAGATCCCGAGGTCCATCCTCCAGCGCGTCGACCAGGGCGAGGATTTCGGCCGAGGCTCCATCGGGCAGGCGGACTTTTCGGGTCCCGGAAACGGAGACTTCACCCGGTGCGAGGCCGAGCACGGCGAAGAGCAGATCGTGCGAGTCGAGAATCGGCGTGGCGCCGTCGCGCAACAGCCCGTTGGAGCCCCGGCACTGCTCTGTGTCGATGGGCCCGGGAACGGTCAACACCTCTCGGCCCTGCTCCAGAGCGTGCCGCGCGGTCCAGAGCGATCCGCTGCGCTCGCGGGCCTCGATGATCAGGGCGTGACTCGCCAGGCCGCTGATCAGGCGATTCCGTTCCGGGAAATGGAAGGGGAGCGCGGCGGTGCCCGGAGGATGCTCGGAAACCCAGGCTCCGCCCGAATCGAGTATGCGCTGGGCGAGTCGCCGATTGGCCCTGGGCGTGGGCCCGTCGAGCCCGGAAGCGAGAACGGCGACCGTCTTGCCACTGGCCGCCAGCGCGCCTTCGTGGGCGGCTGCGTCGACGCCAAACGCCAGACCGCTGATCACCACCGCGCCCGCAGCGGAGGCTTCGCGGGCGAAGCCGTGCGCGGTCGCGCGCCCCCGCGCAGAAGGACGGCGCGAGCCCACGACCGCCAGGGAGGGGCCATCCGGCAGCGATCCGCGGACAAAGAGGAGCAGCGGTTCGTCCGGGATACCCCGCAGTGTCCCGGGATAGGCCGGATCTTCTGGAAGCAACACGCCGAGCCCGAGACTGTTCGCAAGCGAGAGCTGGCGCCGGGCTGCGTCGAGGGCGGATCCGAGCAACGGGGCCGCGATTCCGGGGGAGAGAGAAGACTCGAGGGCGCGACGAGAGCGCGACATCAAGCTCCGAGCGCTCCCGAAGTGCCGGATCAACTGACTCGATCGCGCGCGTGCCAGACCCGGCGCGTTGCGCAGCGCCAGACGACAGAGGATCTCGTCCAAGGGAAACTCCGCGGGACCGCGCGGGGCAAGGACGGTAGAGTAACCCACCTCGTGGAAAGACCCGACAACAATCGAGACCTGCTACTGCCCTACTTGTTGCCGTACTTGATGTACGTGCTGCCCGGAGTGGTGCTCGGCGATGGATCGCAGCGCGAAATCATCTACCTGCTGCGCCTGATCCTGTGCGGTGGGGCTCTGGTCTGGGGCTGGCGGCGCTACGCCCCGATCTCGAGGGCCGGAGCAACTCTGGGTTCGATCGGTATCGGATTCGCGGCGGGATTGATCGGAACCGTCCTCTGGATCGCCCTGCTGATGCCGTTTGTCGGCGCTGGCGGTGAGCCCTGGGATGAGCGCAGCTGGGCTCTGCGTCTGCTGGTCGCCGCGACGCTCCCACCGCTTTTCGAAGAACTCTTCCTGCGAGGCTATGTGCTGGGTGTTGCCACCCAGTGGGACCGACTTCGCCGCGCGGGACGCAAAGATGCCTTCGCTCAGGCTCTCGACCACGACTCGATCAGGACACTCGATCCCGGGGCCTGGACCTGGGTGGCGATCGGAATCTCGACGCTCCTGTTTACACTTGGCCACACCGAGGCGGAATGGCTGGCTGCATTCGCCTACGGCCTGCTCATGTGTGGCCTCTGGATCGTGCGCAAGGACCTCGTATCATGCATGACCGCGCACGCGGTCACGAACATCGCCCTGGGCCTGTACGTGCGCGCGAGCGGTCACTGGACCCTCTGGTAGCCACCGAGTTTCCCCCGCTGGAGAAGGCAGATATGAGCGAGATCCCGCAGAAGTACGACTACGTCAAATCGGAGGCCGCGTGGGGCGAGGTCTGGGACCGCAAGCAGATCTACCACTGGGATCCTTCGAGGGGTCGCGAAGAGTCCTTCGTCGTCGATTCCCCCCCGCTGACGGCTTCGGGATCGCTGCACCTCGGCCACGTGTTCAGCTTCACCCATCAGGATCTCCTGGTTCGCTACCAGCGCATGCGGGGCATGAACATCGCCTACCCGATGGGATGGGACGACAACGGGCTGCCTACCGAGCGCCGTGTCCAGACTGTATTCGGCGTACGACCGAACGCGAATCTGCCCTACGACCCGGACTGGAAGCCTCGCCGTGACAAAGGCAAGAAGGAC
The bacterium genome window above contains:
- the hslV gene encoding ATP-dependent protease subunit HslV, which produces MLKPQIRSTTVLAVRRDRRVVLAGDGQVTMGESVVKTGARKIQKLRGGSVLAGFAGSTADAIALVERFEAKLESYGGVLRRSAVELAKDWRTDRMLRRLEALMIVADEAETLLLSGTGDVIESDDGIVAIGSGGNYALAAARALSSATELSAREIAERSMKVAADICIYTNNQITIEELGA
- a CDS encoding tyrosine recombinase XerC, whose protein sequence is MTTADERALEGFARYLTSERGYSDHTLRAYGSEVRRFADSEECKRCGGLDQTDALALRAYLAGFHKQHKPSTRNRRLASLRAFFRYRVRVKAIPVDPSEGLPGPRSERRLPSPLSAEECEQLIEAPETHRTPRLEARDLAMFELLYGTGLRVGELVSLDVRDLDRYRRELSVRGKGNKERVVPVPASAFDAISSYLEGRKEAGLLGQPLFENARGKRLTDRGVRHLLRRRLLEAGILRSASPHTLRHSYATHLLDAQVDLRAIQELLGHERLATTQRYTQVSAERLAAVYRQSHPRARIRSSPSKSPSEE
- a CDS encoding methylenetetrahydrofolate--tRNA-(uracil(54)-C(5))-methyltransferase (FADH(2)-oxidizing) TrmFO — its product is MEERIQVIGGGLAGCEAAWQMARRGVDVRLHEMRPQRSSPAHSSEHLAELVCSNSLRSDQIGNAVGLLHEELRRLDSLVLAAADATRVPAGRALAVDRERFSSLITDKIEAEPRIEIVRSEVTQLPEGLALVATGPLTSDALAQEIGKLAGDSLYFYDSISPTVYEDSLDMKVLFSASRYEDGEGDYLNIPLNRDEYHRLIDEVLQAEKNPLRDFEKAIYFEACLPIEVMAERGRDTLAYGPMKPVGLIDPRTGRRPHAVIQLRREDEKGSLYNLVGFQTKLTISEQQRVFRMLPGMEKAVFARYGSAHRNTYLCAPELLDERLQMRKRDGLHFAGQIAGVEGYVESAALGLLAGVYLAFRARGKESPLAPITSGIGALSRHLRESRSKSFQPMNINFGLFPPLEELGRLSRKDRNAKLVARALEDLQTWSERVRPEAV
- the dprA gene encoding DNA-protecting protein DprA, producing MDEILCRLALRNAPGLARARSSQLIRHFGSARSLMSRSRRALESSLSPGIAAPLLGSALDAARRQLSLANSLGLGVLLPEDPAYPGTLRGIPDEPLLLFVRGSLPDGPSLAVVGSRRPSARGRATAHGFAREASAAGAVVISGLAFGVDAAAHEGALAASGKTVAVLASGLDGPTPRANRRLAQRILDSGGAWVSEHPPGTAALPFHFPERNRLISGLASHALIIEARERSGSLWTARHALEQGREVLTVPGPIDTEQCRGSNGLLRDGATPILDSHDLLFAVLGLAPGEVSVSGTRKVRLPDGASAEILALVDALEDGPRDLDDLGRASGLTAPALAGELLELELAGVIRRQGRRISLCRV
- a CDS encoding CPBP family intramembrane metalloprotease, encoding MERPDNNRDLLLPYLLPYLMYVLPGVVLGDGSQREIIYLLRLILCGGALVWGWRRYAPISRAGATLGSIGIGFAAGLIGTVLWIALLMPFVGAGGEPWDERSWALRLLVAATLPPLFEELFLRGYVLGVATQWDRLRRAGRKDAFAQALDHDSIRTLDPGAWTWVAIGISTLLFTLGHTEAEWLAAFAYGLLMCGLWIVRKDLVSCMTAHAVTNIALGLYVRASGHWTLW